A single genomic interval of Ruminococcus sp. NK3A76 harbors:
- the rpiB gene encoding ribose 5-phosphate isomerase B, with product MKVIIGNDHAAPLLKKSVCEHLKDKGIEYDDMGVAAGEKCDYPDKAQEVCEKYLAGGYDAAILICGTGVGMSMAANKIKGIRAACCSDVFSARFTRLHNDANVLCFGERVVGAGLANDLVDVFLETPFEGGRHKRRVDKIMALEEL from the coding sequence ATGAAGGTTATTATAGGTAACGACCATGCTGCACCGCTTTTAAAAAAGTCAGTGTGCGAGCATTTAAAGGATAAGGGTATTGAATATGATGATATGGGTGTCGCTGCCGGCGAGAAGTGCGATTATCCCGATAAGGCGCAGGAGGTCTGCGAAAAATATCTTGCAGGCGGTTATGATGCTGCAATACTTATCTGCGGTACAGGTGTCGGCATGAGCATGGCAGCCAACAAGATAAAGGGCATTCGTGCTGCTTGCTGCTCAGATGTTTTCTCTGCTCGTTTTACAAGACTGCATAACGATGCAAACGTTCTTTGCTTCGGTGAGAGAGTTGTCGGCGCAGGTCTTGCAAATGATCTTGTAGATGTTTTCCTTGAAACACCGTTTGAGGGCGGCAGACACAAGAGAAGAGTAGATAAGATAATGGCTTTAGAAGAGCTCTGA
- a CDS encoding sigma-70 family RNA polymerase sigma factor — MSDDEIAKMLVNDNGGLEAAKEKYTPLVMKICKGFLFSDNDAEEACADCFIRLWKTRRQIDTAKSSLKTYICMLARHAAIDKARAVGKTETETLEDNDLGIDVDYEDEAAKRINMQVIAKCVSSMSSPAREIFIDRYYFQMSVKTIADRYDLKPKKVENTLAREKKRLKEALLKGGIII, encoded by the coding sequence TTGAGCGATGATGAAATAGCAAAGATGCTTGTTAACGATAACGGCGGACTTGAAGCAGCAAAGGAGAAATACACACCTCTTGTTATGAAAATATGCAAAGGCTTCCTGTTCAGTGATAATGATGCTGAGGAAGCGTGTGCTGATTGTTTTATTAGGCTATGGAAAACACGCAGGCAGATAGACACCGCAAAAAGCTCGCTCAAAACATATATCTGTATGCTTGCACGTCATGCAGCTATAGACAAGGCAAGGGCAGTGGGTAAGACCGAGACTGAAACTCTTGAAGATAATGACCTGGGCATAGATGTCGATTATGAAGACGAGGCTGCAAAGCGTATAAATATGCAGGTCATTGCTAAATGCGTAAGCTCGATGAGCTCGCCTGCCCGTGAGATATTTATTGACCGCTATTATTTTCAGATGTCTGTAAAGACTATAGCTGACCGCTATGATCTTAAGCCTAAAAAGGTAGAAAACACCCTTGCAAGGGAAAAGAAACGGCTAAAGGAAGCATTGTTGAAAGGAGGCATAATTATATGA